Proteins from one Mucilaginibacter jinjuensis genomic window:
- a CDS encoding lmo0937 family membrane protein, producing the protein MRGLLYIIAVILIIGWALGVFVYSATGLIHVLLVIAIIALLLGVIRRA; encoded by the coding sequence ATGAGAGGCTTACTTTACATCATCGCTGTTATCCTGATTATTGGATGGGCATTAGGCGTATTCGTTTATTCGGCAACCGGTTTAATCCACGTATTGCTTGTAATCGCAATTATAGCATTACTGTTAGGCGTTATCCGCAGGGCCTGA
- a CDS encoding deoxynucleoside kinase has translation MHIAVVGNIGAGKTTLTELLAKNYGWEPLYEAVDNNPYLEDFYGDMKRWSFNLQIYFLNSRFRQIVDIQSGGKDVIQDRTIYEDAFIFAENLHDMGLMAGRDFENYNNIFENITSFIKPPDLLIYLKASVPTLVNNIQRRGREYEIGIRLDYLSKLNEKYQKWIDGYKLGKLLIIDKDNLDFANNTEDLASVIEKIEREIHGLF, from the coding sequence ATGCACATTGCCGTTGTTGGAAACATAGGAGCCGGAAAAACCACACTAACCGAACTGCTGGCCAAAAATTATGGTTGGGAACCGCTTTACGAAGCTGTTGATAATAACCCCTATCTCGAAGATTTTTACGGCGATATGAAACGCTGGAGCTTTAACCTACAGATCTACTTCCTGAACAGCCGTTTCCGCCAGATTGTGGACATCCAGAGCGGCGGCAAGGATGTAATACAAGACCGTACCATTTACGAGGACGCTTTCATCTTCGCAGAAAACCTGCACGATATGGGCTTGATGGCAGGTCGCGATTTTGAGAATTATAACAACATTTTCGAAAACATCACCTCATTCATTAAACCACCGGATTTACTGATCTATTTAAAAGCTTCTGTGCCTACACTGGTAAACAACATCCAACGCCGTGGCCGCGAGTATGAGATTGGCATCCGTTTGGATTACTTATCTAAGCTAAACGAGAAATATCAGAAATGGATAGATGGTTATAAACTGGGCAAACTATTAATCATCGATAAAGATAACCTCGACTTCGCCAACAACACCGAAGACCTGGCCAGTGTTATAGAAAAAATAGAACGCGAAATACACGGGTTGTTTTAG
- a CDS encoding chitinase, giving the protein MKPSALAVKFNSLFLASLLVVSVSCGYTDKKSQAAKSAPAAVARPSVSTLISEKQFNDLFPQRDKFYTYAAFIKAANDLANIKVKVTRRAVSVYQLARTDKTTGKTTIVRQDPDWNENWAKVKPDSTYTIDYGEFCSEKDPASNKKELAAFFAQIAHETRHGENGAYNDGLMLIHENNTTLNYFGDSDEYPPVAGQKYYGRGPMQISYNGNYGYASDCIFGDHKVLLNNPALVETDPVVAFKTAIYFWMTPQTKKPSAHDVMAGKWQPNANDTAKGRKPGFGMIINIVNGEVECNHGENMYNMNDRIGFYQYFLKKLGVSDPNCVCSCATMQPYHY; this is encoded by the coding sequence ATGAAACCATCTGCTTTAGCTGTTAAATTTAATTCTCTTTTTCTCGCCTCGCTCTTAGTTGTAAGCGTGAGCTGCGGTTATACCGATAAAAAATCGCAAGCGGCAAAGTCAGCTCCGGCGGCAGTTGCACGGCCTTCGGTTTCTACCCTTATTTCCGAGAAACAATTTAATGATCTTTTTCCGCAACGCGATAAATTTTATACCTACGCCGCATTTATTAAGGCAGCCAATGATTTGGCCAATATTAAAGTGAAAGTAACCCGCCGGGCAGTTTCTGTTTACCAATTGGCACGCACGGATAAAACCACAGGCAAAACCACTATCGTCCGCCAGGACCCCGACTGGAATGAGAACTGGGCCAAAGTAAAACCCGACAGTACTTACACCATTGACTACGGCGAATTTTGCAGTGAGAAAGACCCGGCAAGTAACAAGAAAGAGCTGGCAGCCTTCTTTGCCCAGATAGCCCACGAAACCCGTCACGGCGAAAATGGCGCTTATAATGATGGGTTAATGCTGATACACGAGAATAATACCACACTCAATTATTTTGGCGACAGCGACGAGTACCCTCCAGTTGCCGGACAAAAATATTACGGCCGCGGCCCAATGCAGATCAGTTATAACGGTAATTATGGCTATGCCTCAGATTGTATTTTTGGCGATCATAAAGTACTGCTGAATAACCCTGCATTAGTAGAAACAGACCCGGTAGTGGCCTTTAAAACCGCCATCTACTTCTGGATGACCCCACAGACCAAGAAACCATCAGCACATGATGTGATGGCCGGCAAATGGCAACCCAATGCTAATGATACAGCCAAAGGCCGTAAACCTGGTTTCGGTATGATCATAAACATTGTAAACGGAGAGGTTGAATGTAACCACGGCGAAAACATGTACAACATGAACGACCGGATTGGTTTTTATCAGTACTTTTTGAAAAAATTGGGTGTATCTGATCCTAACTGTGTATGCTCATGTGCTACTATGCAGCCATATCATTATTAA
- a CDS encoding FIST signal transduction protein, whose translation MKIQQHHYLNGTWLDYLSADFDAHQCQLVLAFGSAENVQNETVFTHLKQNYPSANIILSSTAGEIINDNVFDESVAVTAIQLEKSRLNCVKTTVKEHESSCAAGKFLINNLDKNGLRFVFVISDGMHINGSDLIAGINSELPEGVLVTGGLAGDADRFNHTYTGLNAAASEGNIILTAFYGDELQIGHGSSGGWDEFGPERTITKSDKNVLYEIDGKNALDLYKQYLGDYVNELPGSALLFPISLHIKGSSDNLVRTILSINEQDKTMTFAGNLPEGSKVRLMKANFDKLIDASSKAAGDADTENPQLAILVSCVGRKLVLLDRTDEEIMIVKEALGDAVKVTGFYSYGELSPYNNKSQCELHNQTMTITTLSETN comes from the coding sequence ATGAAGATACAGCAGCACCATTATTTAAACGGCACCTGGCTCGACTACTTGTCGGCCGACTTTGATGCGCATCAATGCCAACTGGTATTGGCCTTTGGCTCGGCAGAAAATGTGCAGAACGAAACCGTGTTTACCCACCTGAAGCAGAATTACCCTTCGGCCAACATTATTTTATCATCAACTGCGGGCGAAATTATTAACGATAACGTTTTTGACGAAAGCGTAGCCGTAACAGCTATTCAACTCGAAAAATCGCGCTTAAACTGCGTAAAAACTACCGTTAAGGAACATGAGAGTAGCTGCGCCGCAGGTAAGTTCCTGATCAATAACCTGGATAAAAATGGCTTACGCTTTGTTTTCGTGATATCAGATGGGATGCATATTAACGGTAGCGATTTGATAGCCGGTATTAATAGTGAGCTGCCCGAAGGCGTGTTAGTTACAGGCGGACTGGCTGGAGATGCCGATCGCTTTAACCATACCTATACCGGTTTAAACGCCGCAGCATCAGAAGGTAATATTATTCTCACCGCATTTTATGGTGATGAGCTGCAGATTGGCCACGGTTCATCAGGTGGCTGGGACGAGTTTGGCCCCGAGCGCACCATCACCAAATCTGACAAAAATGTTTTGTATGAAATTGACGGCAAAAATGCCCTCGACCTGTATAAACAATACCTGGGCGATTATGTGAACGAACTGCCGGGTTCTGCCCTGCTGTTCCCTATTTCGTTGCATATTAAAGGATCTTCGGACAACTTGGTCCGCACCATATTGAGTATCAATGAACAGGATAAAACCATGACTTTCGCGGGTAACCTACCCGAGGGTAGCAAGGTGAGGTTGATGAAAGCCAATTTTGATAAGCTGATAGATGCCTCATCAAAAGCAGCGGGCGATGCCGATACCGAAAACCCACAACTAGCCATACTTGTAAGTTGTGTAGGCCGTAAGCTGGTATTGCTTGATCGTACCGACGAAGAAATTATGATTGTAAAGGAAGCTCTTGGTGATGCCGTTAAGGTAACGGGCTTTTACTCGTATGGTGAACTATCGCCTTACAATAATAAATCGCAATGCGAACTACATAACCAAACCATGACTATCACAACTTTATCAGAAACAAACTAA
- a CDS encoding response regulator — MDFHYLLNKQIQKQLPAEYLEDEIIKHFLTTINNSYNNFDKAKKLADHAFQISEQEYQQVTANLHDQNELKLKSISQLKEAIKALDPDSTFNMSDTDDDMMNVIRFLQERITKAKELEIELIHAKDVAEKAAMAKSQFLSVMSHEIRTPMNAVIGFTHLLLQQAPKPSQMEFLRLLKFSAENLLVLINDILDFSKIEAGKLEFENVDFNLKDLIANIRLSLLQKANEKNIQLKLMIDQDLPDAVIGDPVRLGQILTNLVTNAIKFTETGKVTISATLSSADKDNAVIDFEVADTGIGIPKDKQNDIFNSFTQASSDTTRKYGGTGLGLTITRRLLQLLESDIYVDSEVGKGSKFYFSLSFKNSAIKLKSSLYTDENIKQRSLQGTRILIAEDNQINVILARQFMKQWQIDCDVAENGEIALLLVQTNDYDMILMDLQMPEMDGYQTTEAIRNLPGIKYQKLPIIALTASAMLDIKDRAFTVGMNDYISKPFNPNELYKKIASYSGNRERLN; from the coding sequence ATGGATTTTCATTACCTGCTTAATAAACAAATACAAAAACAGCTCCCGGCCGAATACCTGGAAGATGAGATTATTAAGCACTTTTTAACCACCATCAATAATTCGTACAATAACTTCGATAAAGCCAAAAAACTGGCCGACCACGCCTTTCAGATCAGCGAGCAGGAGTACCAGCAGGTAACAGCCAATTTGCATGATCAGAACGAGCTGAAATTAAAATCGATCTCGCAATTAAAAGAAGCCATTAAAGCGCTTGATCCCGATTCTACTTTTAACATGTCGGATACGGATGACGATATGATGAATGTGATCCGTTTTCTGCAGGAAAGAATAACCAAGGCTAAAGAACTGGAGATAGAATTGATCCATGCCAAAGATGTTGCCGAAAAAGCTGCTATGGCCAAATCGCAATTCCTTTCAGTAATGAGCCACGAGATCCGCACGCCGATGAATGCGGTTATCGGCTTTACGCATTTGCTGCTACAGCAAGCCCCCAAGCCTTCGCAAATGGAGTTTTTAAGGCTGCTAAAATTCTCTGCCGAAAACTTATTAGTGTTGATTAATGACATCCTCGATTTCAGCAAAATAGAAGCAGGTAAATTGGAGTTTGAGAATGTGGATTTCAACTTAAAAGATCTTATTGCCAATATCCGCCTGTCGCTGCTGCAAAAGGCCAACGAAAAAAATATTCAGCTTAAGTTAATGATTGACCAGGATTTACCCGATGCCGTAATTGGCGATCCGGTACGTTTAGGCCAGATACTCACCAACCTGGTAACTAACGCCATTAAGTTTACCGAAACGGGTAAGGTTACCATTTCGGCAACGCTATCTTCGGCTGATAAAGATAATGCCGTGATAGATTTTGAAGTGGCCGATACCGGTATCGGGATACCCAAAGACAAACAAAACGATATTTTCAATAGCTTTACCCAGGCCAGTTCTGATACAACCCGCAAATATGGCGGCACAGGCCTCGGCCTAACCATTACCCGCCGCTTACTGCAATTGCTGGAAAGTGATATTTATGTAGATAGCGAAGTAGGCAAAGGATCGAAATTTTACTTTAGTTTATCATTTAAAAACAGTGCTATAAAGTTAAAAAGCAGCCTGTACACTGATGAAAATATTAAGCAAAGAAGCTTACAGGGCACCCGCATATTAATTGCTGAAGACAACCAGATTAACGTTATACTGGCCAGGCAGTTTATGAAACAATGGCAGATAGACTGCGATGTAGCCGAGAACGGCGAAATTGCCTTATTGCTGGTGCAAACCAACGATTACGATATGATACTGATGGATTTGCAAATGCCCGAAATGGATGGCTACCAAACCACAGAAGCCATACGTAACTTACCTGGTATAAAGTATCAGAAATTGCCCATCATCGCCCTCACTGCCTCGGCCATGCTCGATATCAAAGACCGCGCCTTTACCGTGGGTATGAATGATTATATCAGTAAGCCCTTTAACCCTAACGAGCTGTATAAAAAGATAGCTTCGTATAGTGGTAACAGAGAAAGGTTAAATTAA
- a CDS encoding lysophospholipid acyltransferase family protein: MKLILKKAHTWFYIFIVSVIFFLIWPFLYFCSRKPSRYQGMNFFRKIWGFSTSLLSGFIYRFQYEKPIDWSKTYIVCPNHTSNLDITSASLLTKGNYCFMGKEELLDSFVTNLFFKTIDIPVNRESKMSSFRAFKKASERLKEGMSLIIFPEGKIADDYPPVLHEFKNGPFRLAIEFKIPIIPVTSLNTWQMLWDTGLQHGSKPGICNIFVHKPIETAHLTLDDADSLRDEVYSLMQQKFEQQ, encoded by the coding sequence ATGAAATTGATATTGAAGAAAGCACATACCTGGTTTTACATCTTTATAGTTTCTGTAATATTTTTCCTGATCTGGCCATTCCTGTACTTCTGCTCAAGAAAACCATCGCGTTATCAGGGCATGAATTTTTTTCGGAAGATCTGGGGTTTCAGCACATCGTTATTGAGTGGCTTTATCTATCGGTTTCAATATGAGAAGCCTATAGACTGGAGTAAAACTTACATTGTTTGCCCTAACCATACCTCTAACCTCGATATTACCAGCGCAAGTTTGCTCACCAAAGGCAATTATTGTTTTATGGGGAAGGAAGAGTTGCTGGATAGCTTTGTAACCAATTTGTTTTTTAAAACAATTGATATCCCGGTAAATCGCGAAAGTAAAATGTCATCGTTCCGGGCGTTTAAAAAGGCTTCTGAAAGGTTAAAAGAAGGAATGAGCCTCATTATTTTCCCTGAAGGGAAGATCGCTGATGATTATCCACCGGTACTGCACGAGTTTAAGAATGGCCCGTTTCGGCTGGCTATTGAATTTAAAATTCCGATTATTCCTGTAACTTCGTTAAACACCTGGCAAATGCTGTGGGATACAGGCCTGCAACATGGCAGCAAGCCAGGAATATGCAATATATTTGTACATAAGCCGATAGAAACAGCCCATTTAACGCTGGATGATGCTGATAGCCTGCGCGACGAAGTGTATAGCCTGATGCAGCAAAAGTTTGAACAACAATGA
- a CDS encoding ABC transporter ATP-binding protein, protein MEPLITINDIGRKYVIGAEVIHALKSVSLTINKGEFVALMGPSGSGKSTLMNILGCLDTPTKGSYVLNNIDVSHMTDNDLAEVRNKEIGFVFQTFNLLPRNSALDNVALPLVYSGISKENREKRAKAALENVGLGHRIDHKPNELSGGQRQRVAVARALINNPSIILADEPTGNLDTKTSVEIMGLLEDIHAKGNTIILVTHEEDIALHAHRIVRMRDGLIEKDYANENIARVERAVV, encoded by the coding sequence ATGGAGCCACTAATTACTATTAATGATATCGGACGTAAATATGTTATAGGCGCAGAAGTAATTCATGCGTTGAAATCGGTATCGTTAACTATTAATAAGGGCGAATTTGTGGCGCTGATGGGGCCGTCTGGTTCAGGTAAATCAACTTTGATGAATATTTTGGGTTGCCTGGATACCCCAACCAAAGGCAGTTATGTGCTTAACAACATAGATGTAAGCCACATGACTGATAATGATTTGGCCGAAGTACGCAACAAAGAAATCGGCTTTGTATTCCAGACATTTAACTTATTACCACGTAACAGTGCATTAGATAATGTTGCGCTACCACTGGTATACTCTGGCATAAGTAAAGAAAATCGTGAAAAGCGAGCTAAAGCTGCTTTAGAGAACGTAGGCCTCGGTCACCGTATAGATCACAAACCCAACGAACTTTCGGGCGGTCAACGCCAGCGTGTAGCCGTGGCCCGTGCGCTCATCAATAACCCCTCTATCATCCTGGCCGATGAGCCGACAGGTAACCTCGATACCAAAACTTCGGTAGAGATTATGGGCCTGCTCGAAGATATCCACGCCAAAGGAAACACCATCATTTTAGTCACCCACGAAGAAGACATCGCCCTGCACGCCCACCGTATTGTACGTATGCGCGACGGTTTGATTGAGAAGGATTATGCTAATGAGAATATTGCGAGGGTTGAGAGAGCGGTGGTTTAG
- a CDS encoding DUF2795 domain-containing protein — protein MYWTLELASHLEDAPWPATKDELIDYAIRSGAPVEVIENLQALEDDGEPYENIEEIWPDYPTKDDFFFNEDEY, from the coding sequence ATGTATTGGACACTCGAACTCGCATCGCATTTAGAGGATGCACCATGGCCAGCAACCAAAGACGAATTAATTGATTATGCTATCCGTTCAGGAGCACCTGTTGAAGTTATTGAAAACTTACAGGCCCTTGAAGACGATGGCGAACCGTATGAAAATATAGAAGAAATATGGCCTGATTACCCTACAAAGGATGACTTCTTCTTTAACGAAGACGAATATTAA
- the gatC gene encoding Asp-tRNA(Asn)/Glu-tRNA(Gln) amidotransferase subunit GatC produces the protein MKITEDTVDKIAHLARLEVSADEKEQLMADMSRILTFMDKLNEVDTSSVEPLVYMTGEVNVFRKDEVKELITHDEALQNAPERDENYFLVPKVIETRNHADGKADKSV, from the coding sequence ATGAAAATTACCGAAGATACCGTAGACAAGATAGCACACCTGGCGCGACTGGAAGTTAGTGCCGACGAAAAAGAGCAGTTAATGGCCGATATGAGCCGGATACTAACCTTTATGGATAAGCTGAACGAGGTTGATACCAGCAGCGTGGAGCCGCTTGTTTACATGACCGGAGAGGTGAATGTTTTCCGCAAGGATGAAGTAAAAGAGTTGATTACACACGATGAAGCCCTGCAAAACGCACCAGAGCGGGATGAGAATTACTTTTTAGTACCTAAGGTAATTGAAACCCGTAACCATGCCGATGGTAAAGCAGATAAAAGTGTATAA
- the kdsB gene encoding 3-deoxy-manno-octulosonate cytidylyltransferase, translating into MKVLGIIPARYASTRFPGKPLVDIGGKSMIQRVYEQSKKCVSISEVIVATDDDRIFEHVHAFGGKAVMTSSEHQSGTDRCAEVALLHPEYDVIINIQGDEPYIDPEQLTKVAACFTDPETQLATLIKKILTDNELHNVNSPKVIINRFAEAIYFSRSPLPHIRGQQTADWLQHFTYFKHIGVYGYRADILQQITKLPISSLEKAESLEQLRWIENGYRIKVAETELETHAIDTPEDLLKLKV; encoded by the coding sequence ATGAAAGTCCTCGGTATCATCCCTGCACGTTATGCTTCTACCCGCTTTCCGGGTAAACCGCTGGTTGATATTGGTGGCAAAAGCATGATCCAGCGGGTGTATGAGCAGTCTAAAAAGTGTGTATCCATCAGCGAAGTTATTGTAGCTACTGATGATGACCGTATTTTTGAGCATGTGCACGCTTTTGGCGGCAAGGCCGTAATGACTTCATCCGAACACCAAAGCGGTACCGACCGTTGCGCCGAAGTTGCCCTGCTACATCCCGAATATGATGTAATCATCAATATTCAGGGTGATGAACCTTATATCGATCCTGAACAGCTCACCAAAGTAGCTGCCTGTTTTACTGATCCTGAAACACAATTAGCTACGCTGATCAAAAAGATTTTAACGGACAACGAACTGCACAACGTTAACTCGCCCAAAGTAATTATCAACCGTTTTGCCGAGGCTATTTACTTTTCACGTTCGCCCCTGCCACATATCCGTGGTCAGCAAACTGCCGACTGGCTTCAGCACTTTACCTACTTTAAACACATCGGTGTTTACGGCTACAGGGCCGATATTTTACAGCAAATTACCAAACTGCCTATCTCTTCACTGGAAAAAGCCGAAAGCCTGGAGCAGCTTCGTTGGATTGAGAACGGCTATCGCATTAAGGTTGCCGAAACTGAACTGGAAACCCATGCTATAGATACGCCGGAAGATTTATTGAAGCTAAAAGTTTAG
- the trpS gene encoding tryptophan--tRNA ligase, translating to METVVSGIRSTGKLHLGNYYGAIQNFVKMQHQYNCYFFIADLHSLTTHPTPGDLHGNVKSVLVEYLASGIDPEKSTIYIQSDVPEVAELYLYLNMNAYLGELERATSFKDKVRANPDNVNAGLLTYPVLMAADILIHKATKVPVGKDQEQHLEMARTFGNRFNRLYNNEYFPEPYAFSFSESLVKIPGLDGKGKMGKSEGEANAVYLADAPEVIRKKVMRAVTDAGPTAENQEKPLEIQNLFDLLKVVSTPDTHDHFNDLYNKMQIRYGDLKKQLAEDMIIATAPMRDKINDIAADSDYLRKVARHGADKARESAQRTIKEVRELIGFRNF from the coding sequence ATGGAAACTGTTGTTAGCGGTATTCGGTCTACAGGTAAGTTACACCTGGGCAATTATTACGGAGCCATCCAAAACTTCGTAAAAATGCAGCACCAATACAATTGTTATTTTTTTATAGCTGATCTGCACTCATTAACCACGCACCCTACGCCCGGCGATTTGCACGGCAATGTAAAAAGTGTGCTGGTTGAATATTTAGCATCAGGCATCGACCCCGAGAAATCTACCATTTACATCCAAAGTGATGTACCCGAGGTTGCCGAATTATATCTTTATTTAAACATGAACGCCTATCTGGGCGAACTGGAACGCGCCACATCTTTTAAAGATAAAGTACGTGCCAACCCCGATAACGTTAACGCCGGCCTGCTTACCTACCCTGTGTTGATGGCTGCCGATATATTGATTCACAAAGCTACTAAAGTGCCTGTGGGTAAAGATCAGGAACAACACCTGGAGATGGCGCGTACCTTTGGTAACCGCTTTAACCGTTTGTATAATAACGAATACTTCCCAGAGCCTTATGCTTTTAGCTTTAGCGAGAGCCTGGTAAAAATTCCGGGACTGGATGGCAAAGGTAAAATGGGAAAATCTGAAGGTGAAGCCAATGCTGTTTACCTTGCCGACGCACCAGAAGTGATTCGCAAGAAAGTAATGCGTGCCGTTACTGATGCAGGACCAACCGCTGAGAACCAGGAAAAACCACTGGAAATACAAAACCTGTTCGATTTACTTAAAGTAGTATCGACACCAGATACACACGATCATTTTAACGATCTGTACAATAAAATGCAGATCCGTTATGGTGATCTGAAGAAACAATTGGCCGAAGACATGATTATCGCCACCGCCCCTATGCGCGACAAGATCAACGATATTGCAGCCGACAGCGATTACCTGCGCAAAGTAGCCCGCCACGGTGCCGATAAAGCCCGCGAAAGTGCACAACGCACCATTAAAGAGGTAAGAGAACTAATTGGGTTCAGGAATTTTTAA
- a CDS encoding CTP synthase, with protein sequence MTKYIFVTGGVTSSLGKGIISASLAKLLQSRGYRVTIQKFDPYINIDPGTLNPYEHGECYVTEDGAETDLDLGHYERFLNTPTSQANNITTGRIYQNVINREREGAFLGKTVQVVPHITDEIKRNFKILGESGKYDIVITEIGGTVGDIESLPFVEAVRQFRWELGSHDSLVIHLTLVPFLAAAGELKTKPTQHSVKMLLEYGIQPDILVCRTEHHLTQDLRKKIALFCNVNVNAVIESIDASTIYDVPLLMLREQLDKTVLSKLKLPSKNEPDLESWKDFLGRLKNPTAEIRIGLVGKYVELPDAYKSITEAFIHAGAKNECKVKVEYIHSEQLTVGNAIDKLKGLHGVLVAPGFGERGFEGKIEAIRYVRENNIPFFGICLGMQCAVVEFGRHVLGLKNANSTEMNPETPFPVIGMMEDQKNITAKGGTMRLGAQDCDLKKGTKAAAIYGKTRISERHRHRYEFNNEYLKSYEEAGMIPSGINPENNLVEIIELKNHPYFVGAQFHPELKSTVANPHPLFVNFVAASLAFARKK encoded by the coding sequence ATGACTAAATATATATTTGTTACGGGCGGCGTTACTTCGTCGTTAGGGAAGGGTATTATATCCGCTTCTTTAGCCAAATTGCTTCAATCGCGCGGGTATCGCGTAACCATCCAAAAGTTTGATCCTTACATTAACATCGACCCGGGTACGCTAAATCCGTACGAGCACGGTGAGTGTTATGTAACCGAAGATGGTGCCGAAACCGACCTTGACTTAGGCCACTACGAGCGTTTCTTAAATACGCCAACTTCACAGGCTAACAACATTACCACAGGCCGTATTTACCAAAATGTAATTAACCGCGAGCGCGAGGGTGCATTTTTAGGTAAAACAGTACAGGTTGTTCCGCACATTACAGATGAGATTAAACGTAATTTCAAAATTTTGGGCGAGAGCGGTAAATACGACATCGTGATCACTGAAATTGGTGGTACCGTGGGCGATATCGAATCATTGCCATTTGTTGAAGCCGTACGCCAGTTCCGTTGGGAATTAGGTTCGCACGATTCATTGGTGATACACCTTACCCTGGTGCCTTTCCTGGCTGCTGCGGGCGAATTAAAAACCAAGCCAACCCAGCACTCGGTTAAAATGTTGTTAGAGTATGGTATCCAGCCAGATATTTTGGTTTGCCGTACCGAGCACCACTTAACGCAGGATTTGCGTAAAAAAATCGCTTTGTTCTGTAACGTAAACGTAAATGCAGTTATCGAATCTATCGATGCTTCTACCATTTACGATGTGCCTTTGCTGATGCTGCGCGAGCAATTAGACAAAACCGTACTGAGCAAATTAAAACTACCATCTAAAAACGAACCCGATCTGGAAAGCTGGAAAGACTTTCTGGGCCGCTTAAAAAACCCTACTGCCGAAATTAGAATTGGTTTAGTGGGTAAATACGTAGAGCTTCCGGATGCTTACAAATCAATCACCGAAGCCTTTATCCACGCGGGCGCTAAAAATGAGTGCAAGGTTAAGGTTGAATATATCCACTCTGAGCAATTAACCGTAGGCAATGCGATTGACAAATTAAAAGGCTTACATGGTGTACTTGTTGCACCTGGTTTTGGCGAGCGTGGTTTCGAGGGTAAAATTGAAGCCATCCGCTATGTGCGCGAGAATAATATTCCGTTCTTCGGTATCTGTTTAGGTATGCAATGTGCCGTTGTTGAATTTGGCCGCCACGTACTGGGCTTAAAAAATGCCAATAGTACTGAGATGAACCCTGAAACTCCATTCCCGGTTATCGGCATGATGGAGGATCAGAAAAACATTACAGCCAAAGGCGGTACCATGCGTTTAGGTGCGCAGGATTGCGATTTGAAAAAAGGCACCAAAGCGGCTGCAATATATGGCAAAACCCGCATTAGCGAACGCCACCGCCACCGTTACGAGTTTAATAACGAGTACCTGAAAAGCTACGAAGAAGCAGGCATGATCCCATCTGGTATCAACCCGGAAAACAATCTGGTAGAGATAATTGAGCTGAAAAATCACCCATATTTTGTGGGCGCACAGTTTCACCCAGAATTAAAATCAACAGTAGCAAATCCTCACCCACTTTTTGTTAACTTTGTCGCCGCTTCGCTGGCCTTTGCCCGCAAAAAATAA
- a CDS encoding cob(I)yrinic acid a,c-diamide adenosyltransferase → MKIYTKTGDKGFTSLIGGTRVPKHHIRIESYGTVDELNSYIGLIRDQEITQHDKNMLKEIQDRLFTIGSSLAADPERSKMIIPDLNVEDIELLEQEMDKMNEILPELKHFILPGGSTAISFCHVARCVCRRAERLSVELSTESEVDEKVNIYLNRLSDYLFVLARKIGYEHQIPENEWIPRI, encoded by the coding sequence ATGAAGATATATACCAAAACGGGCGACAAAGGTTTTACCTCCCTGATAGGAGGTACCCGTGTACCCAAGCACCATATCCGAATAGAAAGTTATGGAACGGTTGACGAATTGAATTCGTACATCGGACTGATTCGCGACCAGGAAATAACTCAGCATGATAAAAATATGTTGAAAGAAATACAGGACAGGTTGTTTACCATCGGTTCATCGCTGGCGGCAGATCCGGAACGGTCTAAAATGATTATTCCTGATTTGAACGTAGAAGATATTGAGCTTTTGGAGCAGGAAATGGACAAAATGAACGAAATTTTGCCCGAGCTTAAACATTTTATACTCCCCGGTGGTAGTACTGCCATATCGTTCTGTCACGTGGCCCGCTGTGTGTGCCGCAGGGCCGAACGTTTAAGCGTAGAACTATCAACCGAAAGTGAGGTAGATGAAAAGGTTAATATTTACCTAAACAGGCTTAGCGACTACCTGTTTGTACTGGCACGAAAGATAGGATATGAGCATCAAATACCTGAAAATGAATGGATACCAAGAATTTGA